The Candidatus Neomarinimicrobiota bacterium nucleotide sequence CGTTTTTAAAGGGGCGTTCGAGATCAAACGAAAAACTGACTGGCGCATCCGACCGGGAATTATAACTATTGATGTTGGTGATTTTATCTTATACGAAGATTATAAGGATGACACCATTGAAGAACTTCAGTCCTTGGCTCGCAGTGAAATGCTAAGATTGTTGGGTAAAGAAAATAGGTCAGAAGAAGGGGCACCCACATGATCGACTTCTTTGGGCTTTCCATCTCTCAGTGAAGTGGGCAGGGCAACTTTTTGTGACAGTCTTTCTCGCTGCACTCTTTTTTAAATTCGGAATGTATTATTGATCTAATTGTGCAAAACAGAACCAAACAGCTTATTCTTTTCGACATCGATGGTACCCTCATCCATCCCGGAACAGTGGCGCGAAAACTTTTGGACAACATGGTGGAGGAGGTGGCGAATTCATCCCCGAAGCTCAAGGTGGAAGATGTTGCCGGTTATACTGACCCCATTATCTTGGAAACAGCTCTGAAACAGCTCGACTATACAGATGGTTCCTTATCAGACATAATAGAGACAATACTCTCCAATTACCCCGCTCGTTTGAAGGAAGTTTTTGACGATCATGAAGATGCTTATGTGTATGACGATGCTGTGAAACTCTCTAAGGCGTGTAAAGATGAAGGGTGGCAAGTGGGACTTCTTACCGGCAATGTCCGTAAAGCGGCGGAGATCAAGTTGAAACGCTTCAAACTTTGGGACATTTTCGAGTTTGGGCTGTTCGGCAGCGATGCACG carries:
- a CDS encoding HAD family hydrolase, whose amino-acid sequence is MHSFLNSECIIDLIVQNRTKQLILFDIDGTLIHPGTVARKLLDNMVEEVANSSPKLKVEDVAGYTDPIILETALKQLDYTDGSLSDIIETILSNYPARLKEVFDDHEDAYVYDDAVKLSKACKDEGWQVGLLTGNVRKAAEIKLKRFKLWDIFEFGLFGSDARGREDLVWMAEEAAWEALGESYTHDRMVLVGDTAQDATAARANGVRSLIVCRRLESRTAIEAANPTWLVDSLEETERIISWLKAE